Sequence from the Agarivorans sp. Alg241-V36 genome:
TGCTGCAAAAGTAAGTGCAAAAGTTCAACAGACCCTAGTTAAAAGGGTCACTGTATTTTTCGTCGGCCAGCATGTCGTGGTCAGTGAGAGTATTCAAAAAGGCGATGAGCGCTTGCTTTTCTTCTTCATTAAAATTGAATTGGAAAGCTTGGCCATTAGAGTCTAAAAGTGGTGCTTGTAAATTTTGGTGTAGCTGAATACCGCTGCTGTAATGCTCTATCACTTCCTCTAAGCTGGCAAAACGCCCGTCGTGCATATAGGGCGGGCGAATGGCAATATTACGCAGCGAGGGCGCTTTAAACTTTCCGGTGTCGTTGGCATTGCCGGTTGTCTCAGAAATACCTAAATCATCGGTAGATAGCGCATCTAGCCCGTTTACTGTGGCGGTGGTTCTAACTACCGGACCATTAGGTATTGGGCCTACAAATGCCTCGCTAACATGGCAGCCTGCACAATTGGCTTGGTCGCCATTCTCATTTTCTCTGGGCAAGAGGAAGAGGTCTTTCCCAAGGTTTTCTTGAGCAGTAAAGCCCGGAAAATCAGGGCGTGGAGAAAGCACTTCGCTTCTGGCTATATCGTATTTAGCGGTGGTGCTTACCATGCTTCTTATAAACTGCGCTAAGGCTTTGGCGATGCGGTCACTGGAAATACTCTCATCACCAAAGGCATCGTTAAATAGAGCAGGGTAGTATGTTTGGTTTGAAACAATTTCTTCTAGTTCGGCGAGAATAAGCCCCATTTCTACAGGATCCTGAAAGGGCATAAGCACCTGATCTTCAAGTGTTGCTGCGCGTTCATCCCAGAAAAAGGCACCACTAAAATAAAAGCGCGCGTTAACAATACTCATTGAATGACGGCGAGTTAGTTCGCCATCAAAACCAATGCTTTGTACCCGCGGATCTGAGAAGCCATGTTCTGCCAAATGGCAAGATGCGCAAGCAGTAGTGCCATTGGCGCTAAGTTTTTTATCATAAAAAAGTACCCGGCCTAAGGTAGCACCCGCATCGGTGATGGGATTGTCTACCGGTGTATTATCAAGCTCGATGGCAGCATGTTGAAACTGAGATTGCGCCGGAAAGTTGTTTTCAGTGTAGTGAGTAGGCAGGGCAATGTTGGCGTAGTTAAAATGCTCTTCAGGTAGGTTTAACTCGGTTTCTGGCTCGGTGATGGGTAAGTCAATTTCTGGAATATCTCCGCTAGAGCTCGTTTCATCGCTGCCGCCGCCACAGGCACTGAGTAAAAGCACCAACCCAAGTTGAATAGCAAACTGTTTGTTCATCACTGAATTACACCTTAAAAAATCCTTTTTTTTAAACTACCAGCTGCAGTGTAAAGATGTGTAAACCTGCTCAATCTCTGGCGATAGTGTGAAGTATTTCTAGCATTTGCCGTGCTAAAGCACTTTACCAGGAGACACGCCGATAACCCGTTTAAAAGCGCGGGAGAATGCTGCTTCTGAGTTGTAACCGAGCTCTTCGGCTAACTCTATAAGCGGGATGCGCTGCTGTTGTAAGCGCTGGTGGGCCAGGTTCATTCGCCATTGGGTTAAATAGTTTTTCACACTGTTGCCAATAAGTTGGCTAAAGCGTGCCGAAAAGCCAGAGCGTGACATGCCGCATTCTTGGGCGAGGCTGCTGACCGTCCAGTTTCTCTCTGGTTGATGATGAATAGCACGCAGGGCAATGCCAATGTGTTTATCGCGCAGCGCACCTAACCATCCTTCGCTAGCTTGTGGTGCTTGCTCTAGCCAATGGCGGATTAGCTGTATCACTAGAATATCGGCCAAGTGGGTAATAATGGTTTCTCCGCCTGGTTTTAGCTGCTGCGCTTCGGCAGAGATTAATCCAAGGGTACTGGTAAGCCAGTGCGGATGAGCTAACTCATCTTGCTGCAAACTCAATACTGCAGGCAATTGCTGGATCAGTTGTTGTGCTGCCAGTTGGTCGAAGCCCAGCACGCCGCAGGTAACCTCTGTTAGTTCATCGCCGTTATTTATCTCTAGGGTTTCGTAGCGCTCGCTTAAGCGTTTGAGGCCAGATTCAAACAAGGGAATGGGTGTGAGTTGTGGATCGCTAGTTAAGGTATGACCAAGTGCATGCGGAATTAATACTAGAGTGCCTTGGCTAAGCAAGCGCGGAGCTTGCTGTTCAATACACAGCCAGCATTGGCCAGTTGTTACGATGTGAAACATCATTTTTCCGGGGAGTACTGGCATTGATACAGACCAAGCGCCTCGCAGGGTCGAGCGGCAATACAAACCTCCATCTACCCGTAGTTGATGCAAAGCTTCGCCTAAAGGGTCATTGGCGGTGGGGAAGGTGCTTGGATCGAGTGACATCTTTATTCTGGCCTAGGTTTTTTGGACGAATTATCAAAAATTGTAGCTATATAAGCATTAAAAATCCACCTGAGCTGTTTGATACTGAATAGGTGCACAACACCAAAAACTTTAATAACTATTCAGGAGCAACCCATGACAGCAACAACCTTAATTATTGGCGCTAAAGGCAAAACCGGTCGCCGCGTAGAGGCTTTATTACAGGCCAATGGTCACGTTACTCGAGGCGTTTCACGCTCAAGTTCACCAGCCTTTGATTGGCTAAAATCAGATACATGGCTAGAGGCCATGCAGGGCTGTGATTCAGCCTATGTGACTTATCAGCCAGATCTGGCGGTTCCAGCCGCAAAACAACACATTGCTCAGTTTATCCAAAAAGCCAAGCAGGCCGGCATTAAGCACTTAGTATTGCTATCTGGCCGCGGCGAGCAGGGGGCAGAGCTTGCCGAGCAACAGTTAATCAATAGTGGCCTCACTTGGAATGTGGTTCGCGCCAGCTGGTTTTCGCAAAACTTTAGTGAAGGCTTTTTAATTGAGTCGGTGATTGCCGGACAAGTCGCTTTACCAGCCGGTGATGTATTAGAGCCCTTTGTTGATGTAGACGATATTGCCGAAGTGGCTTTTGCTTGTTTAACCAATCCCGCCTTGGCCAATAAGTTATTTGAAGTAACCGGGCCTGAACTACTGAGTTTGCGAGAGTGTGTGAATCAAATCGCCCAGCTAAGAAATACCCCAATAGAATTTATTGATATTAGCGTCCCACAGTTTGTTGAGGCGCTTGAGCAGCAAGGTCTGCCAGCGGATATGCAATGGTTAATGAACGAATTGTTTGGCGTAGTGATGGACGGTCGAAATAGCCATTTGTGTGAAGGAGTAGAGCAAGCCTTGGGGCGTAAACCTAAAGCGTTTTCTGCCTATGCAGCAGCTGCTCAAGCAGCCGGGGCTTGGCAGGCTTAGTACAAATCAGCTTCCCAATTAAAAAGCGAATGCAGGGCATTCGCTTTTTCTGCTCTCAGGGCCGTTTAATTCGCTGGGAAGTTGCTCTGCTAAGAAAAATGAGAGGCAGTTCATAATCTTACTTACTGATAACTGGGTCACTAGCTATGCTACAACTAAGCTAGAACTATGAAAAACTATCTCATTAAATTTAGGGCCTTTTTACTGTTTGTTTGCCCAGCTATGTTTGCTTTTGCGCTGCCATTTGTAACACCATTTTCCCAAACTGGTGACTTTTATGGGCAACTTAGCCAAGCGCAGGCTTACAACATTTTGCTCAATCAACAGGGTGAACTGAATGATTACCAAGGCAAATACACCTATTTGTTTTTAGGCTTTCAGGGTTGTAGTCAGGCTTGCCCTCGCCAACTCCTCAATTTAGCTGCCTTAGCCGATGACGCGGCATTGCAGGCTGCCCAGTTTTTGTATATTGATTTAGTGATATCCGACCCTCAACAGGCCTTTAACTCTGCGGTGCTAAACAAAGTTGAGTTTCGTCAGGTTGCTGATTTTCAGCAATCCATCGAGGTATCACAACGCTTTCCGGGTTATGTCTCAACCAGTTTTGATCAGCAAGTTGTTGACCACTCAGCCTACTTGTATCTGCTTAATCCACGAGGTGAAGTGAGTTTGGTATATACCCAACAAAACCTCGATATAAGTCAGGTAGTTACCGATTTTAAGTTATTGCAACAAGGTGATTTATTATGATTTCTAACTCCGCACAGCTAGCCGATAAACAGGTGCTGTATATTTTGTTAGCGCATTTACCCGTAGTAGGGCTACTGGTACCCATTGGTTACGCAAGCCATTCTTTTGCGCTAACTATGTCGGTGCTTATCTCCATTGTAGCCTTGCTTAACTATACGTATATGCGAGGCACTCGACTGTCTTCTTGCATTAACGCCATGCTGCTGATGGTGTATTCCATGGTAATGATTCAGGCCCAGTTAGGCCGATTGGAAATGCATTTCCATATCTTTGCGGCTTTGGCATTTGTATTGATCTACAAAGATTGGTTACCAGTGGTGGCTGCAGCCGGTTTAATTGCAGTGCATCATTTGGTGTTTACTGCCTTGCAGCTAAACGATGGGAGCATAGGGAATATACCGGTGATTTTGTATAGCACCGGTTGTTCTTGGGGAACGGCGTTTGTGCATGCAGCCTTTGTGGTAGTAGAAAGCGGAGTACTTATTTTTTACGCGATAAACATGGCCAAGGATACGAAGGTGTCGAATTCGGTTATTTTGGCAGTAGATAAGCTGGCCGAAAACAAAGATCTTACCGCCACTATTACCAGTAATACCGAGCACCCCACGGTGATTGCCTTTAATACCTTAATCACCGAGTTCAATGAGCTGTTTAGCGACTTAAAGCAATCTATTGTGGATGTGAATGGTTTAGTGAGCGGGCTAAACCAGCAGAGTAGCGAAACCAAAGAAATCGTTATGCAGCAAATGCAGCAAAGTGACTCTGTTGCTAGCGCTTCTGTGCAGTTATCTCAATCAGCGCGAAATGTGTCTGATAATGCCAGCAATGCGGCAAATGCGGCGGAGTCAGTGGAAGCGCAAATTCAATCGGGCTCGCAAGATGTAGATGAATCGGTAGCCGCCACCCAAACTTTAAATAGCTTACTTAGTGATTCGGAAGTTTATACCAGCCAACTTAACGACAATGTACAGGGCATTAACGCGGTTATCGAAGTGATTAAAGCGATATCGGAACAAACCAATTTGTTGGCCTTAAACGCCGCAATTGAAGCCGCCCGCGCTGGCGAATTAGGCCGGGGCTTTGCGGTAGTGGCCGATGAAGTACGAGCATTAGCAGCAAGAACCCAGCAATCGACCGGAGAGGTCAATCAAATCATCGATACTTTGCAAACTAACGCCTCGCAGGTGGTTGATTCGATGCAAAAAGGGCTGGTGTATTCCGACGAATCTAAAGTCAAAATTGAATCGGGCGGCAGTACCCTTTCTCAGATAAATCAGAGCGTAAGTGATATGCGCGATGTGAATACCCAAATTGCCGACAGCACCACCGAACAAACCGATGCTTGTAATCAGATAGAACAAAGTATTAATGAGATAAGAGATAAAAATACCGTGTTAATTGAGCAAAGCCAGTTGCTTGCCGATACTGCTGAAGAAGTGGCTAATACTATGCTTTCGCTAGAACAGCGGGTCGCTTTATATCAAACTCAGGGTTGATTGCTAGGCAGCAGGCTAAGTTTAGCCTGCTGCCTTAATTGCTGTAGTTATTCAGTCAGCGGTATTAACTGCGCTTGCTGCTGTTTTGGAATACTGTTTAGCATTGCAATAGTGAGTGATTCTTTGCTTTCTTGTTTGTTTTCGCTGAGTTCTGCAGTGGCTTTTTCTGGCAGCTTGTACATAGCACCCGTGGCTGGGTCTACGATTAACATACCAATTAAGCCGCCAAACAAAATGTTACCAAAGTACCAACCATCTACACTGCTTTTAAGCTCGATGATTTGCTCTTCATAGCCTTCTTTATTAAATACTAATTGGTAGGTTTCGCCTTTAAAATAACCAGCAGATGCATTTAGGGTAAGGGTTTCTGGCGTTTGTCCGTTCTGAACGGTTACACCTGCTCTGTTCTTGATATAGAAGCTGGCTTGGCTGGGAGTAGAATCAATGGCTACCAAATATTTACTATCACTAACGATGCTCGAGCAACCTGAGGCCAACAGGATAGAAAGGGCTATAACACTTTTCTTAAACATGGATATTCTTCGTCCTTGATGTTTGACGCTAATACCGAGCAACATAAAGTAAACCAAATGGAGTGAACTTAGTTGCTGCTAGGTTTGGGGAAATAGAGAAAAATTGGTTCAACGATCCCTTGCAGTTGGCCAATTTGATGTTGGGGTGAGGATTCTAGGGCTTTTATGTTATAAAGCTAAGTAAGTTTGCACTACATCCTATAAATGTGAGCTGAGCCCCTGCTAATGTTTGTGACAATAAGTTGATGTAAAGAAAAGGGAAAAGCTATGTATCAAGGAAGTTGTTTATGCGGTGCAATCAAAGTAGAAATATGTGGCGGAATAGATGCCATTATTCACTGCCATTGCTCTCTATGCAGAAAAAATAGCGGTACTGCTTTTGCGACAAATGGCTTTGTAAATAGCAATGATTTTACTGTACGCGAAGGGCTTAATAGCTTTGGTCACTATCAAACTTCGCCTGGCAAGCAACGACATTTTTGTAAGGTATGTGCTTCGCCAATTTACAGCTCTAATGATGCCGACCCTAGCCGCATTCGTATCCGTTTAGGTATCTTAGATACGCCAATTAAAGAGCGGCCAATAGCGCATAACTTCGTTAGTTCTAAAGCCAACTGGGAAGACCTAGACGCAGATATACCGCGCAATAATGCTTACGAGAGTTCGCGCAGCAATTAGCTTGCTCAGTATTACTCAAAGGCCATACATCAAGGAGAAGATAGTTAATGACCGGGAAAAGTCTCGCTAAATATGAACAAGAATTAAAGTGGATTGCTTTAGTGCTTGGGATTGTTAGCACGGTAGCAGCAGTACAAGATTGGTACCCACTGACCATTTTTGTCAGCCTGCCATTTTGCTTGATTTGGATTTATTGTGCGTGGCTTCATACTGAGCGACAGCTTAAGTACATCAACATCATCTTTTCGATACTATATATTTACGGAATCATTCGTTATTTCCTAGTTGGTTAATGCCCTTAATCGTTAAGCTAAAGGGCTAGCAATAATACCCTCAACATAGCCCAAAAAACCTAGAGTACACATGGACGTTAAACCTTATATTGATTATTTCGACGAGATCGCCCACTTGGATCGAGAGCAGCAATTTACCCTGTTAGAAAAAGCCTTTGAGCAAGTAAATGGCTCGGCAAAGCTGCCGGTGCTTCCGCTTTTAAAATACTCGGTGCGTATTAGCTTTGTGCTGATATTTATGGCTGCGAGTTATTTATTTTTTGGTTTAAGCACTTGGGCACTAGTGCTATCGGCATTATTGGGGCTGCTAGGCGCGCGTTTAGTTATCACCGAAGTTAGCGATAAACTGATTCGTAAGGCGCTTAAATCCCTCTTGAGCGAATGAGTGAATTGTTGATTTTTATCAAATGCTTAGCCTACTTGTTTTAGTAGTCTCTTGAGACATTTTTTGCCTCAAGGAATAGAGCATGAGCAAGTGTGGCCAATGCCGTCAATTTACCCGTACTGCCGATAACCAAAAAGATTTGTGTGGCGCGTGGGAGCAACCTACCTTAGCAACACGAACCGCCTGTGATTTTTTTGCAGCTAAAAAGGCTTCGCGTAGCGCTACTTCGTTTAACCCTGAGCGTGACGACTGATTGAGTCTGTGGGCTGCATTGTCTACAATGACGCACTTTTTACGTATTTCAGGTATTGAACATGAGCGACAACAACGCTAAACCTGCTTTGCCAGATCACCTTGCGGGTAACCCTCGTAGCCCTCACCATGTAGCTGAGTGTTTTGAGCACGACATTGGCATTAAACTTAATGGCAAAGAGCGCACCGACGTTGAGGAATATTGCATGAGTGAAGGCTGGGTAAAAATCCCTTCACCTAAAGCAAAAGACCGTTTCGGCCAGCCAATGCTGATTAAACTAAAAGGCGAAGTTGAAGCGTTTTATAAGTAAGCTTCTTTTGTCTCAAGCCATGGAGCAACTTGCACTGTGGCTTACATTTCCCCTTTACTACCATTTAGCTTGTTAAGCTTTACCTCTGCGTTTTCCCTCATTTCCACTGTTTTCTTAATGCCTTAGAGAGTTTCTCTGTTTCTTCTCAGTTGATTGTTTTTGTGTGATTTTTCTATCGCTTGGTGTTGAGCGTATTCAGTTTAGGCTGTTCATTAGGCGTCACTATACGACTGCTTAGTTGACCTGGGTAGAATGTTCATTCTACAATTGCGGGTAGAATGAACACTCTACTTGATGGTAGTAATGATTGAACAACAGATCGCCGCACAACTTGAACAAGCTTTTAGTGATTATGGTTTTACTGAGCCAAGCGTAGCTAAATTGCAAAAAGCCTCAGGGGTAAGTTTGCGTACCCTTTATCGCTATTTCCCTTCCAAAGAATCCATGGTGATTGGCGCTTTGCAGCATAGACATGCTCGTTATATTGAGCTTTTGTCGGCCGAGCAAACAACCACGCGCAAAGACAGTTTATTAGCGATATTTAGTCAGCTAGAACAGTGGATGCAAACTCAAGCGCCAAAGGGTTGTATGTCGATGAGTGCATTGGCGGCGTATCCCGACAACAGCTTAATCAGCGAAGCGGTAAAGCAACATAAGCAAGATCTGCTGGCCCTGTTTGTAACACTGTGTGGCGATGAAGCATTAGCCATGCAAGTCTTTTTACTGCATGAAGGCTTAAGCGCTGCGTGGCCGGTAATTGGTGCCTCGAGCTTTGAGACGGCTCAACTCACTTTAGAACAACTTTTAGGTAACTGGTAATGACTACTCTTCCCAAAACAATGTGCGCCGTGCAAATGACTGGCCACGGTGATACCGACAAACTGAGCTACCGAACCGACATAGCACTGCCAAACATTGGCGCGCGCGAGGTATTAGTGAAAGTAGCCGCCGCTGGGGTAAACAATACCGACATCAATACCCGTATTGGTTGGTACTCAAAAAGTGACGATGCAGAAGACGCCAGTTGGTCCAGCGAGGCTTTGCAATTTCCGCGTATTCAGGGGGCTGATGTGTGTGGTTACATTGTTGCCGTGGGCGAACAAGTTGATGCGAGTCGAGTAGGCGAGCGAGTATTAATTGAGCCGTGCTTACGTGAAGTAAATGGCACAGAGCCAGAACAAGCCAGGTACTTTGGCTCTGAGTGTGATGGTGGTTTTGCCGAATATAGCAAGGTTGCGGCTCGCCATGCTTACCAGATTAACAGCGACTACAGCGATGCTGAGTTAGCCTCTTTCCCATGTTCTTATTCTACTGCCGAAAACCTACTAACGCGGGCGCAAGTAAAAGCGGGGGATCGGGTATTAATTACTGGTGCCTCTGGCGGTGTTGGCTCGGCTGCTATTCAGCTAGCTAAAGCGCGTGGCGCTTATGTAATGGCCTTAACCAGTGCGTCTAAGCAGCAAAAAATTAGCCAGTTGGGTGTAGATGAAATAGTACTTCGTAGTGAAAAACTTAGCGATGTTGTGCCAGCCAATAGCGTAGATGTAGTAATTGATTTAGTGGCGGGGGATTTGTTCCCACAGCTGCTCGAAGTGCTTCGCTCCAAAGGTCGTTATGCGGTGTCTGGTGCCATTGGTGGAGCCATGGTTGAGCTAGATGTACGCACACTTTATCTCAAAGACCTGAGCTTTTTTGGTGGTACGGTGATCGAGCCAGAGGTATTTGGCAACTTGATTAAGCGTATAGAGCAACAAGAAGTAGCGCCGCTGGTGGCCCATACCTTCCCGCTTAAAGAAATTGTAGCGGCTCAAAGCAAGTTTCTAGAAAAGCAGTTCTTAGGCAAAATTGTGCTTACAGTTTAACTTGCTAGGCCAAGCTAGCACCTTTGCTTAGCTTGGCCGATTTGCCATTAACCAAGCAGCGCAAGAGCGCGACCAAAATGAAATAACGAGTGTATTTTTGTAGGCTATGGGGTAAGTAAATACGTGAATAAAAAGCCGACTTTAGTCGGCATTATAGAGGCTGCAATTATCTAGATAAATTAGTTGGCTTTCATTTTTGCCGAGAATATCTCAAAGCTTTTCGCTTCAAGGGCTAAATTGCATCTAGAAAACGACTTTATGTAATCGGTTATATATAAGTTGTTTTGCTTATCTATTCCAAAAGATGTTGCTTGGGCCTTGCAAGCAGAATCCGACTTAAGGCTATTTTCGATAAAAAAGACATACATACCATTTACATATAAAGTTTTGGGAACGTTAGTCTTTCCGTGTGTCATTATTGAACACTGACCTTCCTGAGAGAAAGCAGGTTCAATCGTTTTTGTTATTCCATCTGTTTCAACAACGAGATTGCAATTGGCTTGTAATTCTACTTTTGAATCAAATACTTCTAGTGCCGCGGTGTTGCCAACCAAACTGAAGCTAAGTGTAATAAGGCACAGTGAGAAATTTTTCATTAAGTGATGCTCCAAAACCAAATCGTTTCGGCATCCCAATAGTGGCTGCCAACAGCATCCGTTTTATTCCACAAGTCAATGTGCCCTTGGCCATCAAAGCCCGGTATGTTCATAAAACAAATTATTCCTGTTTCGGATTTGATATCGTCTGGGACTACAGCATTTGGCGTGCCATTCCACCCTTTCGTTCTGGTACCTAATACACTAGGTTTCGAAAGCACAGATGCCAAATCTTGCGCACCTCGCAAGTAACCATGAGGGCACTTATTTTTAGCTGATCCTTTAAAGCGTGCTAAGAATAAACTATTTGTTTTTACTAAAGCTTCACTCATTCTTATTGCACACGTATTCGGGAAATACATCGTACAATCATGGGCATCATAGGAATAAGGTGAGTAGTTATTTTTTAAGTTACGAAATGCTATGTTGATCATGCTAACTCCTTTTGTATCTTAAAATTAACAGAAGGTAAGCTTTAAGAGAACCCCTAGTGATTGATTTATTATTAATTTCGCTTAACTCTTAAACTTTGAATGAAGTATCAACTCGTAGCTCTCAGCTTGAATGGAGTTTGTCATGGTAAAGACTTTACAAATAGACTCGTTTCTTAAGACGATAATTTGCTGTTTTCTATGTTTAATTGCTCTTGCCGCCAAAGCAGAGCGGTTGTCGACATTTGCCAGCCAAGACCAGTCTTTCGAGCTGGAAAAGCTCATTCAAGTCCCAGGTGTGCCTTGGGGTATGGCTTGGCTAAACAGCAATACACTTATCGTAACCTTGCGTCGTGGCGAGTTAGTAAGCGTTAACCTCACTAAAGCAAAGCAAGGTAAACAGGCTTGGCAAAACATTAGCGGTTTGCCAGCTGTTTGGGCGCAAGGGCAGGGTGGTTTACTCGACGTGGTAAAAGGCCCCGATGGCTACTTTTATTTCACCTACAGCAAACCACAAAATGGCAGTGGAGTGACTACCTTAGCTAAGGCTCAAATTCAGCAAAACGAGATTGGCCAAGTCAGTATGAGTGCTTGGCAGGATGTGTTTATTAGTGACTCTGCCAGTTCAAGTAATCGCCATTATGGTAGCCGCATCACATTTGATGACTCGTATATCTACTTTTCGATAGGGGATAGAGGCGACCGCGACAATGGCCAAAACACCCTTAACCATGCAGCTACCATTGTGCGCTTGAACCTTGACGGCAGCGTACCTAGTAACAATCCCTTTGTGGCCAATAAAAAGGTAGCCGACGCCATTTATAGCTATGGTCACCGTAATCCCCAAGGCCTAGCTTATGATACTAAACATCAGCATGTGTGGGCGATTGAGCACGGCCCGCGCGGAGGCGATGAACTTAATTTACTTGAAGCTGGAGCCAATTATGGCTGGCCAATCACCTCTCACGGTAAAGAGTACTGGGGGCCGTTAAAAGTAGGTGAAGCAGAAACTAAAGAGGGGATAAACTCACCGCTAAAAGTATACGTGCCTTCCATAGCTCCAGGCTCGCTGCTTTACTATTCGGGAGAGGCTTTTCCAGCATGGCAAGGTGACTTGTTTAGTGGTGCCTTAAAGTTACAACACCTTAACCGAATTATCATGGACGAAAACGGCATGCCAGCGGGCGAAGAGCGGCTGCTTGAAGATCTTAATGAGCGAGTGCGCGCGCTGCTTAGCGACAGCCAAGGAAACCTCTACTTTAGTGCCGACAGCGGCAACTTGTACAAGATAAGCCCAGCGCGCTAAGGCTGGGTCTACGCTGCTTGAGCGTAAGAATTTAACAAAACTCCTGCCACTATTTTAGCCTGCTTGGCCGAGGCTAAATCGTTAGTGGTGTGAGCGCCTACTATCGCGCCATCGGCTAAAATAGCTAGCTGCTTGGCGGTTTCTAAAGGCTGGGGAAGTGCTAACTCACTTAGCTGCTTTTCAATCAGTTTTATCACTAAATTTTTGTGCTCGGTACAAGCTATGTGTACTGGGTTGTCGGCTTGATGGTATTCGGCAGAGGCATTAATAAACATGCAGCCAAAAAAATCATCAGAGTTTATCCAGCCATCTAATGCATCAAAAAAGGCCATAATGCGCGCTAGCTGAGGCGAACATTGTTGCTTAGGGGCCAGTCGCTCAATGCTGTTTTCTAACAAACTTAATAGCTGCTGATCTCGGCGATACAAACAAGCTACAATAAGATCTTCCTTCGACTTAAAGTGGTTGTATAAGGTTTTTTTTGCCACCCCAGATTCTGCCAAAATAGTATCAATACCAGTTGCTCTAAAACCATGTTGGTAAAAAAGCCCTTGGGCAGTGTCGATCAGTAAATCTCGTTTAGTGCTAGCCATATTAATTCCCAATTGCGTCCGCTAAGTATACCGCTCTGTCTCTTTGTTCAGCAAATCTTCTTGTTCACAAATTCTTAATTAATTATTTGGTAATAAAAACAATAGCTTGAATTGTTTCCGTTAGATTTCTTATCACTTTGGTTTATATTTTTATTGACATAGACAGGTCTGTCTCCTAATTTATTTAACAAGTAGACAGATTTGTATACCTTTGGGTTTGAGTAATAGCTAGCCACGTATAGGGCTTGGCAAATACCAATTTGTGTATACAGCTGTGGGAAAACCTATTTTGGAAAATTTTTTCGGAAATAAGCGTTAAACAATAAGGACAACACCATGATTAAGCTTTACGATTTTGAACTATCTGGCCATGCGCATCGCGTTCGATTAATGCTGGGTTTAATAAACCAGCCTTATCAGAAAGTCGCTATTAACCTCGCTCAAGGTGAGCATAAACAGCCAGCATTTAAGGCTTTAAATCCCTTCTCGCTAGTCCCTGTTTTGGAAGATGATGGCCTAGTGATTCGCGACTCTATCGCCATTATTACCCACCTAGCTAATACTTATGCACCCAGCTGGAACCCTAAATCTAGCGAGCAGCAAGCACAGGTTCAACAGTGGTTAGCCTTAGCGGCGCG
This genomic interval carries:
- a CDS encoding cytochrome-c peroxidase, whose translation is MNKQFAIQLGLVLLLSACGGGSDETSSSGDIPEIDLPITEPETELNLPEEHFNYANIALPTHYTENNFPAQSQFQHAAIELDNTPVDNPITDAGATLGRVLFYDKKLSANGTTACASCHLAEHGFSDPRVQSIGFDGELTRRHSMSIVNARFYFSGAFFWDERAATLEDQVLMPFQDPVEMGLILAELEEIVSNQTYYPALFNDAFGDESISSDRIAKALAQFIRSMVSTTAKYDIARSEVLSPRPDFPGFTAQENLGKDLFLLPRENENGDQANCAGCHVSEAFVGPIPNGPVVRTTATVNGLDALSTDDLGISETTGNANDTGKFKAPSLRNIAIRPPYMHDGRFASLEEVIEHYSSGIQLHQNLQAPLLDSNGQAFQFNFNEEEKQALIAFLNTLTDHDMLADEKYSDPFN
- a CDS encoding AraC family transcriptional regulator, with protein sequence MSLDPSTFPTANDPLGEALHQLRVDGGLYCRSTLRGAWSVSMPVLPGKMMFHIVTTGQCWLCIEQQAPRLLSQGTLVLIPHALGHTLTSDPQLTPIPLFESGLKRLSERYETLEINNGDELTEVTCGVLGFDQLAAQQLIQQLPAVLSLQQDELAHPHWLTSTLGLISAEAQQLKPGGETIITHLADILVIQLIRHWLEQAPQASEGWLGALRDKHIGIALRAIHHQPERNWTVSSLAQECGMSRSGFSARFSQLIGNSVKNYLTQWRMNLAHQRLQQQRIPLIELAEELGYNSEAAFSRAFKRVIGVSPGKVL
- a CDS encoding NAD(P)H-binding protein, with amino-acid sequence MTATTLIIGAKGKTGRRVEALLQANGHVTRGVSRSSSPAFDWLKSDTWLEAMQGCDSAYVTYQPDLAVPAAKQHIAQFIQKAKQAGIKHLVLLSGRGEQGAELAEQQLINSGLTWNVVRASWFSQNFSEGFLIESVIAGQVALPAGDVLEPFVDVDDIAEVAFACLTNPALANKLFEVTGPELLSLRECVNQIAQLRNTPIEFIDISVPQFVEALEQQGLPADMQWLMNELFGVVMDGRNSHLCEGVEQALGRKPKAFSAYAAAAQAAGAWQA
- a CDS encoding SCO family protein, yielding MKNYLIKFRAFLLFVCPAMFAFALPFVTPFSQTGDFYGQLSQAQAYNILLNQQGELNDYQGKYTYLFLGFQGCSQACPRQLLNLAALADDAALQAAQFLYIDLVISDPQQAFNSAVLNKVEFRQVADFQQSIEVSQRFPGYVSTSFDQQVVDHSAYLYLLNPRGEVSLVYTQQNLDISQVVTDFKLLQQGDLL
- a CDS encoding methyl-accepting chemotaxis protein, with amino-acid sequence MISNSAQLADKQVLYILLAHLPVVGLLVPIGYASHSFALTMSVLISIVALLNYTYMRGTRLSSCINAMLLMVYSMVMIQAQLGRLEMHFHIFAALAFVLIYKDWLPVVAAAGLIAVHHLVFTALQLNDGSIGNIPVILYSTGCSWGTAFVHAAFVVVESGVLIFYAINMAKDTKVSNSVILAVDKLAENKDLTATITSNTEHPTVIAFNTLITEFNELFSDLKQSIVDVNGLVSGLNQQSSETKEIVMQQMQQSDSVASASVQLSQSARNVSDNASNAANAAESVEAQIQSGSQDVDESVAATQTLNSLLSDSEVYTSQLNDNVQGINAVIEVIKAISEQTNLLALNAAIEAARAGELGRGFAVVADEVRALAARTQQSTGEVNQIIDTLQTNASQVVDSMQKGLVYSDESKVKIESGGSTLSQINQSVSDMRDVNTQIADSTTEQTDACNQIEQSINEIRDKNTVLIEQSQLLADTAEEVANTMLSLEQRVALYQTQG
- a CDS encoding GFA family protein, encoding MYQGSCLCGAIKVEICGGIDAIIHCHCSLCRKNSGTAFATNGFVNSNDFTVREGLNSFGHYQTSPGKQRHFCKVCASPIYSSNDADPSRIRIRLGILDTPIKERPIAHNFVSSKANWEDLDADIPRNNAYESSRSN
- a CDS encoding peptidase, producing the protein MTGKSLAKYEQELKWIALVLGIVSTVAAVQDWYPLTIFVSLPFCLIWIYCAWLHTERQLKYINIIFSILYIYGIIRYFLVG
- a CDS encoding DUF3297 family protein; the protein is MSDNNAKPALPDHLAGNPRSPHHVAECFEHDIGIKLNGKERTDVEEYCMSEGWVKIPSPKAKDRFGQPMLIKLKGEVEAFYK
- a CDS encoding TetR/AcrR family transcriptional regulator translates to MIEQQIAAQLEQAFSDYGFTEPSVAKLQKASGVSLRTLYRYFPSKESMVIGALQHRHARYIELLSAEQTTTRKDSLLAIFSQLEQWMQTQAPKGCMSMSALAAYPDNSLISEAVKQHKQDLLALFVTLCGDEALAMQVFLLHEGLSAAWPVIGASSFETAQLTLEQLLGNW